One region of Sulfuriroseicoccus oceanibius genomic DNA includes:
- the lpxA gene encoding acyl-ACP--UDP-N-acetylglucosamine O-acyltransferase has translation MATQIHPTAIVDSSAQIGTDVEIGPYCVIEAHAIIGDRCTLKQHVTIGERTEVGTDNTFYPYACIGQRSQDLKYKEEPTGLRIGSHNTFREFSTVHRATDPGDFTIVGSHGNFLAYTHIAHDCIVGDHVIFSNNGTLAGHVEVGDHAILGGFSAVHQFCRIGKHAITGGCTKIVQDVPPFTIADGNPVAVRGINTVGLQRRGFEEADTKALRSAYKAIYMRKLNVNQALDSIEADAGLISNEHVAFLVGFARSSQRGIIR, from the coding sequence ATGGCAACCCAGATCCACCCCACGGCAATCGTCGACTCCTCCGCGCAAATCGGTACCGACGTCGAGATTGGCCCGTATTGCGTGATCGAAGCACACGCCATCATCGGCGATCGTTGCACCCTCAAGCAGCACGTCACCATCGGCGAGCGCACGGAAGTCGGGACGGACAACACATTCTACCCGTACGCCTGCATCGGTCAGCGCAGCCAGGATCTGAAGTACAAGGAAGAACCCACCGGCCTGCGCATCGGAAGCCACAATACCTTCCGAGAGTTCTCGACCGTTCACCGCGCCACGGATCCCGGTGACTTCACCATCGTAGGCAGCCACGGCAACTTCCTCGCCTACACCCACATCGCCCACGACTGCATCGTCGGCGACCACGTCATTTTCTCCAACAACGGCACCCTTGCCGGTCACGTGGAAGTTGGCGACCACGCCATCCTCGGCGGATTCTCGGCGGTTCATCAGTTCTGCCGCATCGGCAAACACGCCATCACCGGTGGCTGCACCAAAATCGTCCAGGACGTGCCTCCATTCACCATCGCCGACGGCAATCCCGTCGCGGTACGCGGCATCAACACCGTAGGCCTCCAACGCCGCGGATTCGAAGAAGCCGACACCAAGGCCCTGCGCAGCGCCTACAAGGCCATCTACATGCGCAAACTCAACGTCAACCAGGCACTCGACTCGATCGAAGCCGATGCCGGTCTGATCTCCAACGAGCACGTCGCGTTCCTCGTCGGGTTCGCCCGCTCGAGCCAGCGTGGCATCATCCGCTAA
- a CDS encoding bifunctional UDP-3-O-[3-hydroxymyristoyl] N-acetylglucosamine deacetylase/3-hydroxyacyl-ACP dehydratase, producing MSLEYQHTLAGTASVTGTSLHTGEKVTLTLRPAPVNHGIKFRRVDLDDQPFIAADVAKVQKVERATTLAEGSVKVHTVEHVISALTGMGVDNALIEMDANEPPIGDGSAQPYVDCIKQAGIEQQSELRSVYEIREPIHMETKDGSMLTIVPDRKFRISCTQAGPDGRMCQYFSTEITPETYEKEIAPARTFVFYEDVKPLLDKGLIKGGSLENAVVIRDDSVMSKEPMRFEDEFVRHKILDIIGDLMLSGKRILGHVIAVKPGHGPNTQMAKTIAKEYARMRSMLPPVNLPTGEAVLDINDVMKMLPHRYPFLLVDRIIKFEGDQKCVGVKNVTINEPFFPGHFPGHPIMPGVLQVEAMAQVGSILMLRKPENQGKIGYFMSADKVKFRKPVLPGDTLIIEAEVLKIRGSIGQSYCRCLVNGTVVSEGELKFSLVNA from the coding sequence ATGTCTTTGGAATACCAACACACCCTGGCCGGCACGGCGTCGGTCACCGGCACCTCCCTTCACACTGGAGAGAAAGTCACGCTTACCCTGCGTCCTGCGCCGGTGAACCACGGCATCAAATTCCGCCGTGTCGACTTGGACGACCAGCCATTCATCGCTGCCGACGTCGCCAAAGTGCAGAAGGTCGAGCGCGCCACCACATTGGCCGAAGGCTCGGTGAAGGTGCACACCGTCGAGCACGTGATCTCAGCTCTCACCGGCATGGGTGTGGACAACGCACTGATTGAGATGGACGCCAACGAGCCACCAATCGGTGACGGATCGGCCCAGCCATACGTGGATTGTATCAAGCAAGCGGGCATCGAACAGCAGAGCGAGTTGCGCTCGGTTTACGAGATCCGCGAGCCAATCCACATGGAAACCAAGGACGGTAGCATGTTGACCATCGTGCCGGACCGTAAGTTCCGCATTTCCTGCACACAGGCAGGCCCGGACGGCCGCATGTGCCAGTATTTCTCCACCGAGATCACCCCGGAGACCTACGAGAAGGAGATCGCTCCGGCCCGTACGTTCGTCTTCTACGAGGACGTCAAACCGCTCCTCGACAAGGGCCTGATCAAAGGCGGATCCCTCGAGAACGCCGTGGTCATCCGTGACGACTCCGTCATGAGCAAGGAGCCAATGCGCTTCGAAGACGAGTTCGTCCGCCACAAGATTCTCGACATCATTGGTGACCTGATGCTCAGCGGGAAGCGCATCCTCGGCCACGTCATCGCTGTGAAGCCGGGCCACGGCCCGAACACACAGATGGCAAAAACCATCGCCAAGGAATACGCCCGCATGCGCTCGATGCTGCCACCGGTGAACCTCCCAACCGGCGAGGCCGTGCTCGACATCAACGACGTGATGAAGATGCTTCCGCACCGTTATCCGTTCCTGTTGGTCGACCGCATCATCAAGTTCGAAGGCGACCAGAAGTGCGTCGGCGTGAAGAACGTGACCATCAACGAGCCATTCTTCCCGGGCCACTTCCCTGGCCACCCGATCATGCCAGGCGTGCTTCAAGTGGAAGCCATGGCGCAGGTCGGCAGCATCCTGATGCTGCGCAAGCCTGAGAACCAAGGCAAGATCGGCTACTTCATGAGCGCGGACAAAGTGAAGTTCCGCAAGCCGGTGCTTCCTGGAGACACACTGATCATCGAAGCCGAAGTACTCAAGATCCGCGGCAGCATCGGCCAGTCGTACTGCCGCTGTCTGGTCAACGGCACCGTCGTTTCCGAGGGCGAGCTCAAGTTCAGCCTCGTCAACGCCTAA
- a CDS encoding RluA family pseudouridine synthase gives MHPPGKYAHFDVIEETPEFIVVSKPAHLLIHPTRPGGHTTLFHGLQTLLGFELANGGQISIINRLDRETSGLVLVAKTSKEARRFAKAMMRREMSKGYQAIVFGWPEQDRFTVDGPILREGDVRDCPVYVKQCVHDDGKPCSTEFEVIERFTSPEPMGVGDFRTDRFALLACKPHTGRMHQIRVHLAHVGYPIIGDKIYGPSEQLYLEFIETGWTPQLQRSLVLDRHALHSASLSCDDGNHSWTAPLATDLCDWLRMHGAAFRPGHEGA, from the coding sequence ATGCATCCACCCGGCAAATACGCGCACTTTGATGTGATTGAAGAGACTCCCGAGTTCATCGTGGTCTCCAAACCGGCGCATTTGTTGATCCACCCCACGCGGCCGGGAGGGCATACGACGCTTTTTCATGGACTGCAGACGCTGCTTGGGTTCGAGCTGGCGAATGGTGGTCAGATCTCGATCATCAACCGGCTCGACCGCGAGACCAGCGGGTTGGTGCTGGTGGCGAAAACCTCAAAGGAGGCTCGCCGTTTTGCCAAGGCCATGATGCGGCGTGAGATGAGCAAGGGCTATCAAGCGATCGTCTTTGGCTGGCCGGAGCAGGATCGCTTCACGGTCGATGGTCCGATTTTGCGGGAGGGGGATGTGAGGGACTGCCCTGTCTATGTGAAGCAATGCGTGCACGACGACGGCAAGCCCTGCTCGACTGAGTTTGAGGTGATTGAGCGCTTCACCTCACCGGAGCCGATGGGGGTGGGGGACTTTCGCACGGACCGGTTCGCATTGCTCGCCTGCAAGCCACACACCGGACGGATGCACCAGATCCGCGTCCATCTGGCCCACGTCGGGTATCCGATTATCGGCGACAAAATCTACGGTCCCAGCGAACAGCTGTACCTCGAGTTTATCGAGACCGGGTGGACTCCGCAGCTTCAGCGGTCCTTGGTGTTAGACAGGCATGCGCTGCACAGTGCGTCGCTGTCGTGTGATGATGGAAACCACTCCTGGACCGCGCCGTTGGCAACCGATTTGTGTGACTGGTTGCGGATGCATGGAGCCGCTTTTAGACCGGGGCATGAAGGTGCGTAA
- the sucC gene encoding ADP-forming succinate--CoA ligase subunit beta — MNIHEYQAKELFERFGVPSPNGKVASTADEALAAAQEIGPDNLVIKAQVHAGGRGKGHFKNGFQGGVHLCSSPEQVQEIAGKMLGEVLVTHQTGEAGRLVRKVMVAESVDIDKEYYLAILMDRESGAPVIVASTEGGMDIEEVAESTPEKILREGVHPLAGLQAYQIRKLASKLGFAGDQAKAFAKLLSSLYKLFISLDCSMVEINPLVVTPDGRVLALDAKFNFDDNALYRHPEVKAMRDTEEEDPREVEASEYDLNYIGLDGNIACLVNGAGLAMATMDIIKHFGGDPANFLDVGGGASKEQVAAAFKIILSDPNVKGILINIFGGIMDCNVIAEGVVAAARETGLELPLVVRLEGNNVEAGKATLAASGLDIVAASTLADGAEKIVAALK, encoded by the coding sequence ATGAACATTCACGAATACCAGGCCAAAGAACTCTTCGAGCGCTTCGGCGTCCCAAGCCCTAACGGCAAGGTCGCATCGACCGCCGACGAGGCACTCGCCGCCGCCCAGGAAATTGGTCCAGACAATCTGGTTATCAAAGCACAGGTTCACGCCGGTGGGCGTGGCAAAGGTCACTTCAAGAATGGCTTCCAAGGTGGGGTTCATCTTTGCAGTTCGCCGGAGCAGGTGCAGGAAATCGCGGGCAAAATGCTCGGTGAGGTTTTGGTCACGCACCAGACCGGTGAAGCGGGTCGTCTCGTGCGCAAGGTGATGGTCGCCGAGTCGGTGGACATCGATAAAGAGTACTACCTCGCGATTTTGATGGACCGTGAGTCCGGTGCGCCGGTCATCGTGGCATCGACCGAAGGCGGTATGGACATCGAGGAGGTCGCCGAGTCGACTCCTGAGAAGATTTTGCGTGAAGGCGTGCACCCGCTTGCAGGACTTCAGGCCTACCAGATCCGCAAGCTGGCCTCGAAGCTCGGCTTTGCCGGTGACCAGGCCAAGGCATTCGCCAAGCTCCTTAGCTCGCTTTACAAGCTTTTCATCTCGCTCGACTGCTCGATGGTCGAGATCAACCCACTCGTTGTGACTCCGGACGGTCGCGTGCTCGCACTCGACGCCAAGTTCAACTTCGACGACAACGCGCTCTACCGTCACCCTGAGGTGAAGGCGATGCGCGACACCGAAGAAGAAGATCCACGTGAAGTGGAAGCTTCTGAGTACGATCTCAACTACATCGGCCTCGACGGAAATATCGCCTGCCTGGTGAACGGCGCAGGTCTCGCCATGGCCACCATGGACATCATCAAGCACTTCGGTGGTGATCCTGCCAACTTCCTCGACGTGGGAGGTGGTGCTTCGAAAGAGCAGGTCGCCGCTGCGTTCAAGATCATCCTCAGTGATCCAAACGTGAAGGGCATCCTGATCAACATCTTCGGCGGTATCATGGACTGCAACGTGATCGCTGAAGGCGTGGTCGCAGCGGCCCGCGAAACCGGACTCGAGCTTCCTCTGGTCGTGCGTCTCGAAGGCAACAACGTCGAAGCTGGCAAAGCAACCCTCGCAGCGAGCGGACTCGACATCGTGGCCGCATCCACATTGGCCGACGGCGCGGAGAAGATCGTCGCCGCTCTCAAATAA
- the sucD gene encoding succinate--CoA ligase subunit alpha yields MSILVDENTKILVQGITGAFGARHAKLSLEYGTQLVAGVTPGKGGQTFENNVPIFDTVSEAVEATGATVSCIFVPPPFAADAILEAVDAGVDLVVCITEGIPVMDMMRVKAAMEGSKTRLIGPNCPGIVTPGHGEKSQGGCRIGIAPGYIHKRGNVGVVSRSGTLTYEAVWQLTERGYGQSTCVGIGGDPINGTSHLDVLKMFNDDPETEAIIMIGEIGGNAEAEAARWAKDHCKKPIAGFIAGATAPPGRRMGHAGAIVGGADDTAEAKKRILRECGIAVAETPSELADTLLKHWGKA; encoded by the coding sequence ATGTCCATTCTCGTTGACGAAAACACCAAGATCCTGGTCCAGGGCATCACCGGCGCATTCGGCGCACGCCACGCCAAGCTCAGCCTCGAATACGGCACCCAGCTCGTTGCTGGTGTGACCCCGGGCAAAGGCGGCCAGACTTTCGAAAACAACGTCCCGATCTTTGATACCGTGAGCGAAGCGGTTGAAGCCACCGGCGCTACCGTTTCCTGCATTTTTGTTCCTCCTCCGTTTGCCGCGGACGCCATCCTCGAAGCTGTCGACGCTGGTGTCGACCTCGTGGTTTGCATCACCGAAGGCATCCCAGTGATGGACATGATGCGCGTGAAAGCCGCCATGGAAGGCAGCAAGACCCGTCTCATCGGGCCAAACTGCCCAGGTATCGTGACCCCGGGTCACGGCGAGAAGTCCCAGGGTGGGTGCCGCATTGGCATCGCACCGGGATACATCCACAAGCGCGGCAACGTGGGCGTGGTTTCGCGTTCTGGAACCCTGACCTACGAGGCCGTCTGGCAGCTTACCGAGCGCGGATACGGTCAGTCGACCTGCGTCGGCATCGGTGGTGACCCAATCAACGGCACCTCGCACCTCGACGTGCTCAAAATGTTCAACGATGACCCGGAGACCGAGGCCATCATTATGATCGGTGAGATCGGCGGCAACGCTGAAGCCGAAGCTGCCCGTTGGGCAAAAGACCACTGCAAGAAGCCAATCGCTGGCTTCATCGCCGGAGCCACAGCGCCTCCGGGACGTCGTATGGGCCACGCTGGTGCCATCGTGGGCGGAGCGGATGATACCGCAGAGGCTAAGAAGCGCATTTTGCGCGAGTGTGGCATCGCAGTGGCCGAGACTCCATCGGAGCTCGCTGACACACTATTGAAACACTGGGGCAAAGCCTGA
- a CDS encoding citrate synthase, translating to MPVISRGLEGIVAAESRLGNVNGAEGSLHYCGYSIDELVEHCCYEEVVYLLWHNRLPKLSELKELKTGLRAERELPAGVIDFIKSAPRNARPIDVMRTAVSMLGCYDTVRGDLLSMTENEQIAIKLTSQIGVIAAYFHRARRGLELPPVRKDLGEAAHFLYLLTGEEPTPDAEKTLDVAYILHAEHGFNASTFTARVVSSTLSDMYSAISAAIGALKGPLHGGANEGVIHMLEEIGSLDQVDRWVEDALANKRKIMGIGHRVYKVLDPRAPHLKKMAVKLSDELGEAKWIMMSERIAEMMSERKGLNANVDFYSATVYHSLGIPTDLFTPIFAISRMSGWTAHVLEQNADNRLFRPLSEYIGRSLGTPVPPINER from the coding sequence ATGCCAGTAATTTCACGAGGATTGGAAGGAATTGTCGCCGCGGAATCCCGTCTCGGGAACGTGAACGGCGCAGAAGGAAGCCTGCATTACTGCGGGTACAGCATCGATGAACTGGTGGAGCACTGCTGCTACGAGGAGGTGGTTTACCTTCTGTGGCACAACCGTCTGCCGAAGCTTTCGGAGCTGAAGGAACTCAAGACCGGCCTGCGTGCCGAACGTGAACTGCCAGCCGGCGTGATTGATTTCATCAAGAGCGCCCCACGCAACGCACGCCCGATCGACGTGATGCGTACCGCGGTCTCGATGCTGGGTTGCTACGACACCGTGCGCGGCGACCTCCTCAGCATGACTGAGAACGAGCAGATCGCGATCAAGCTGACTTCGCAGATCGGTGTGATCGCAGCGTATTTCCACCGCGCCCGCCGCGGATTGGAGCTGCCACCTGTGCGTAAGGACTTGGGCGAGGCCGCTCACTTCCTCTACTTGCTCACCGGCGAGGAGCCAACGCCAGACGCCGAGAAGACTCTCGACGTGGCTTACATCCTCCACGCTGAACACGGATTCAACGCATCGACCTTCACTGCCCGCGTCGTGTCGTCGACTCTCAGTGACATGTACTCCGCCATCAGCGCCGCCATCGGTGCGCTCAAGGGGCCACTTCACGGTGGTGCCAACGAAGGCGTGATCCACATGTTGGAGGAGATCGGTAGCCTCGACCAGGTGGACCGCTGGGTCGAAGACGCACTTGCCAACAAGCGCAAGATCATGGGCATCGGTCACCGCGTTTACAAAGTGCTCGACCCACGTGCGCCGCACCTCAAGAAGATGGCGGTGAAGCTTTCCGACGAACTCGGTGAAGCCAAGTGGATCATGATGTCCGAGCGTATCGCCGAGATGATGAGCGAGCGCAAGGGCCTCAACGCCAACGTCGACTTCTACTCGGCAACCGTGTACCACTCACTTGGTATTCCGACCGATCTCTTCACGCCGATCTTCGCGATTTCTCGCATGAGTGGCTGGACCGCGCACGTGCTTGAGCAGAATGCGGACAACCGTTTGTTCCGCCCGCTTTCCGAGTACATCGGCCGCAGCTTGGGAACTCCGGTTCCTCCTATCAACGAACGCTAA
- a CDS encoding glycosyltransferase family 9 protein, whose product MSAPIRPIDQPADSLCGVDFSSIQRVLVVKPSSMGDVVHTLPAVNALKQAFPHLEITWVVNPEWASLLADNPDLAGVVEFPRRHLGGPMAPVRFARWAQLLHRPNPPEVALDFQGLLRSALISRFSHARHIIGLRDAREGSGWFYDFKVDTRECIHAVDRYLELVASCGVQINRNHIVTPLPEGDPVKLPDGVTLPDSPIMLHPYSRGEGKSMTTAQLERLIERLSPAPVVLIGKCDDAEACAISSSDRVINLLNRTTIPQLIHLLRRAGMVISVDSGPMHLAAALGGPLLSIHTWSDPRKVGPYRPDASVWKAGKIMRMDELDPRACEQNMALDDDAIDAIAAWATPEYPLWVG is encoded by the coding sequence ATGAGCGCTCCCATCCGCCCGATCGACCAACCTGCCGACTCCCTCTGCGGAGTGGACTTTTCGTCGATTCAGCGTGTCCTGGTAGTCAAGCCCAGCTCGATGGGCGACGTGGTCCACACCCTCCCTGCGGTCAACGCACTCAAGCAGGCATTCCCGCATTTGGAGATCACCTGGGTGGTCAACCCGGAATGGGCATCGCTGCTGGCGGACAACCCGGATCTCGCGGGCGTCGTCGAGTTCCCGCGCCGTCATCTCGGCGGACCGATGGCTCCGGTACGCTTTGCCCGCTGGGCTCAACTACTGCACCGCCCGAACCCACCAGAGGTCGCCCTGGACTTCCAAGGCTTGCTGCGCAGCGCCCTGATTTCGCGCTTCAGCCACGCTCGCCATATCATCGGCCTGCGCGACGCCCGCGAGGGCTCGGGATGGTTCTACGATTTCAAAGTGGACACCCGCGAGTGCATCCACGCCGTCGACCGCTACCTCGAGCTGGTCGCTAGCTGTGGTGTTCAGATCAACCGCAACCACATCGTGACCCCGCTCCCCGAGGGTGATCCCGTCAAACTCCCCGATGGAGTCACGTTGCCGGATTCTCCAATCATGCTTCACCCCTACTCGCGGGGCGAAGGCAAGAGCATGACCACCGCGCAGCTCGAACGATTGATCGAGCGGCTGTCACCTGCTCCCGTCGTTCTCATCGGCAAATGTGACGACGCCGAGGCCTGCGCCATCTCGAGCAGCGATCGCGTGATCAATTTGCTCAACCGCACCACCATACCCCAGCTGATTCACCTGCTGCGTCGGGCGGGGATGGTCATCAGTGTCGACTCCGGTCCCATGCACTTGGCGGCCGCTCTCGGTGGCCCGTTGCTCAGCATCCACACCTGGTCGGACCCACGCAAAGTCGGCCCGTACCGCCCGGACGCATCGGTCTGGAAAGCGGGCAAGATCATGCGCATGGACGAACTCGACCCGCGAGCCTGCGAACAAAACATGGCACTCGATGACGATGCCATCGACGCAATCGCCGCATGGGCTACCCCGGAGTACCCGCTTTGGGTCGGGTAG
- a CDS encoding TIGR00282 family metallophosphoesterase, which translates to MRILFLGDVVGEPGRKAVKKRLPILKEQYQADFIVINGENSAGGRGITPKICTELLRAGAAVITTGDHVWDQKEIVAHFASEPRLLRPINWPEGTPGAGSVVLETEFGKVAVINAQGRTFVQPPLENPFTVVDKEVTRLRDELGVKIIFVDFHAETTSEKIGFGRCFDGRISAMVGTHTHVQTADERVFPNGTAYLTDSGMCGPDESILGRKIEPIVERFKTQMPVRFPVASGRVRLCGAVIDINPETGLANSIERIQDIVEP; encoded by the coding sequence ATGCGCATTCTCTTCCTCGGCGATGTGGTGGGCGAGCCCGGCCGCAAAGCGGTCAAGAAACGCCTGCCAATCCTCAAAGAGCAGTACCAGGCAGACTTCATCGTCATCAATGGCGAGAACTCCGCCGGCGGTCGCGGCATCACGCCGAAAATCTGCACCGAACTCCTGCGTGCCGGAGCCGCCGTGATCACCACAGGCGACCACGTCTGGGATCAAAAAGAAATCGTCGCACACTTCGCCAGCGAGCCGCGTCTGCTGCGCCCGATCAACTGGCCGGAAGGCACACCGGGAGCCGGAAGCGTCGTGCTCGAGACCGAGTTCGGCAAAGTCGCCGTAATCAACGCTCAAGGCCGCACGTTCGTCCAACCACCGCTGGAGAACCCATTCACCGTTGTCGACAAAGAAGTCACCCGCCTGCGCGACGAGCTCGGAGTGAAAATTATCTTCGTCGACTTCCACGCCGAAACCACGTCGGAAAAAATTGGCTTCGGCCGCTGCTTCGATGGCCGCATCTCCGCCATGGTCGGCACCCACACCCACGTCCAAACCGCAGACGAACGCGTCTTCCCCAACGGCACCGCCTACCTCACTGACTCCGGCATGTGCGGGCCAGACGAATCCATCCTTGGCCGCAAGATCGAACCGATCGTCGAGCGCTTTAAAACACAGATGCCCGTGCGCTTCCCCGTCGCCAGCGGCCGCGTCCGCCTCTGCGGTGCCGTCATCGACATCAACCCGGAAACCGGACTCGCCAACTCAATCGAGCGCATCCAGGATATCGTCGAGCCCTAA
- a CDS encoding N-acetylmuramoyl-L-alanine amidase: MIPRYLQLLFLALLWLALDISHAQRSPRDLPDEQSRHLAALGHPPDWKEMEAYHGTITADRFRQQLEDIYVEKGKSWEPWIVIGEENGQPVARIRTSAGDPEAPEKVLRLARTGMVNPPPRYWTPAALQPRTRYPNRPLTGVHIALDPGHIGGAYARLEGRWFVIGSAPPVMEGEMALRVAYVLRDRLEALGAEVTLVRARNVPVTRVRPVHLRELAKQNFINQGVRNPPRSKVSALANHWFCVSAEIRARAELVNRIIKPDLVVCLHFNAEAWGNPARPSLHDGNHLHILTTGCLSPEELAMDDQRLEMLHKLIQGSADEEIALSSAVARRFVAANPMRAFEYNKGNARRVNSNPYVWARNLLASRLYQCPVVYMEPYVMNTRETFKRVQAGAYSGKRKIHGKLRPNIFVEYADAVANGIADHYRVERGSLRRR; the protein is encoded by the coding sequence ATGATTCCACGTTATCTCCAACTGCTTTTCCTCGCACTGCTGTGGCTTGCGCTCGACATCAGCCACGCCCAGCGGTCGCCGCGCGATTTGCCGGATGAGCAGTCGCGCCACCTGGCGGCGTTGGGCCATCCCCCGGATTGGAAGGAGATGGAGGCCTACCACGGGACCATTACGGCCGACCGCTTTCGCCAGCAGTTGGAGGACATCTACGTTGAAAAGGGGAAATCGTGGGAGCCGTGGATCGTGATAGGTGAAGAGAATGGTCAACCGGTTGCCAGGATCCGCACTTCAGCGGGCGATCCCGAGGCACCGGAGAAGGTCTTGCGCCTGGCTCGGACCGGCATGGTGAATCCACCGCCGCGCTACTGGACGCCCGCCGCGCTGCAACCCCGCACCCGTTATCCAAACCGTCCGCTAACCGGTGTGCATATTGCTCTGGATCCCGGGCACATCGGTGGTGCCTATGCCCGGTTGGAGGGGCGCTGGTTTGTGATTGGCAGCGCTCCGCCGGTGATGGAAGGGGAAATGGCGCTGAGGGTTGCTTATGTGTTACGCGATCGTCTCGAGGCGCTGGGAGCCGAAGTCACATTGGTGCGTGCGCGCAATGTGCCGGTCACCCGTGTGAGGCCGGTGCATCTGCGCGAGCTCGCGAAGCAAAACTTCATCAACCAAGGGGTGCGTAATCCCCCCCGCAGCAAAGTCAGTGCGTTGGCCAACCATTGGTTCTGCGTGAGTGCCGAGATTCGTGCCCGCGCTGAGTTGGTCAACCGCATCATCAAGCCGGACTTGGTGGTTTGTTTGCACTTCAATGCGGAGGCGTGGGGGAACCCAGCCCGGCCGTCGCTCCACGATGGTAACCACTTGCATATCCTCACTACCGGCTGTCTGTCACCGGAGGAATTGGCAATGGACGACCAGCGGCTGGAGATGCTCCATAAGTTGATCCAAGGAAGTGCTGACGAAGAAATTGCGCTGTCCTCGGCGGTGGCCAGACGTTTTGTCGCGGCCAACCCAATGCGTGCCTTCGAGTACAACAAAGGCAACGCGCGGCGAGTGAATAGTAACCCTTACGTGTGGGCCCGCAACCTTCTCGCCAGCCGGCTTTATCAATGCCCGGTCGTCTACATGGAGCCCTATGTGATGAACACGCGGGAAACCTTCAAACGCGTGCAAGCCGGTGCCTACTCCGGAAAACGAAAAATCCACGGCAAACTGCGCCCCAACATATTTGTCGAGTACGCGGATGCCGTGGCCAATGGGATCGCAGATCACTACCGCGTTGAGCGGGGGAGCCTGCGCCGGCGGTAA
- a CDS encoding YqaE/Pmp3 family membrane protein, translating to MQIVKIILALFLPPVAAFLQVGLSKHFWLNILGTICGALPGVVHALWLIVKDKQA from the coding sequence ATGCAAATCGTTAAAATCATTCTCGCACTATTTCTTCCACCCGTCGCCGCGTTTCTCCAGGTTGGCCTTTCGAAGCACTTCTGGCTCAATATCCTGGGAACTATTTGCGGCGCCCTCCCTGGTGTGGTCCACGCGCTGTGGCTGATCGTCAAAGACAAGCAGGCGTAG